TGTGCCCGAAAGAGTTAACCCTCATGAAAGCCACGATGCGGCCGCACTTGATCCCGAGCATGATACAAACAGGCCGGCGAATAAGCTATTCCGACTGGGAGTGCTGACCGCCCTTTCTATCGGATTGCATAACTTTCCTGAGGGGGCTGCCGTCTTTTTCAGTAATCTGAGCGGGCAGCAGTTCGGATGGGGGGTAACGCTGGCCGTCGCCCTGCATAACATTCCCGAGGGTCTGGCCGTAGCCCTGCCTGTTTACTTCGCTACAGGAAGTCGGGCAAAGGCGCTTCTGTATTCGTTTGCTTCCGGCCTTGCCGAACCGATCGGAGCCGTTCTGGGTTATACGTTGCTTCTGCCGTTTCTCGGGCCAACGGTGATGGGTATCTCTTTCGCCGCCGTCGCCGGCATCATGGTCTTTCTCTCTCTTGATTCGCTGCTGCCGTCGGCGCTGGCGCATGGCCGACACCATGAGGCCGTGTACAGCGTCATGGCCGGCATGGCGCTGATGGCCGCCTCGCTATTGATGCTGGGCTGAGCCGCGCACCGCATCCCAGCAGGATCGTATCGTCTCTTCAAGCACCTTTCCGCGGATGGGCGTTCCGCGCAGATGCAGGTCGGCCAGCGATATGACCGACCCGTAAAGCAGAGCGAGCGTGATCTCGGAGTTCAGATTGCGGATGGCGCCCGACCGTCTTGCCTCGCGAAGCAACTTTCGTATCGGCTTGTACTCGTCGGTTCCGCGTCGGGTGGTCTCGTTGATGATCGGCGAATCGACATATCGCGTCAGGAAGCGAAACTCGTCGGGGTGTTCTATGAAATGGAAGAAGAGATTCTTCCAGATCAATCGAAAACGTTCCTCATACGGGAGGTCGGCGTCATAGCCGCGCAGCAACGCCGCCCCCATACTGGTTTTCAGTTCCTGATAGAGCGTGTCGATGAGCTGTTCTTTGCTCTGAAAGAACTGGTAGATGGTCCCGGCGGCGACTCCGGCACGGCGGGCAACGTCGGGTACGGACGTGCCATGAATGCCGTGTTCGATGATGAGGCTGAGAGCGCATCGCAGGATGAGTTCTCGTTTTTCTGGACTGTTCATAGAGGAGCCTGCTGAGGATCTTTTTTTTTCGAGAGTTCCATCGGCCTTCTATATGTCAGCGGCGTCAGGATGAGGCCGGAATTCACAGGTATTCAAACGAATTCCGGAGCTCCGTTATTCTTTGCCTGCTTTCAAAACAGGCTCTATGTTTTTTTCCAGACTATCATAGTCCGCATTATCTGGGAATCCGTATTTTTTTTTCTGAGCGTTCAGGATGTTCCATTTTGATTTCAAAGCAATAAGAACGATACCCCTCTGCTCATCTGTCAATTGCTCTGTCTGCAAGATCTTGTACAGGGATTGCACGCGAAAGCGATCGATGCTGCGCGTCGCGCTGAGCTGCTGCCACTGCCCCGATCTCTTGACCACATGCGGAACGGGAATCGGCGGAACCATGCCCATCGGATGTCGCAGGAAATAACGAATCCAGAGGTCGTAGTCCTCGCAGGCGCGCAGGGCCGGATCAAATCCGCCCAGCGCGAAGAAGGTTGAACGTCGGATCATTGCGGAGCTTGCCGATACGAGGCAGTGCTCAAGAGACTCGGCGAAAAGACGACCGGGAGAGGGTTGCAACCGAGCCGGTACCGTGATTGATGTGCCGCCCTTCAGCCATGTCTCGGCGCAATGCGACGCATGCAGGTGCGGACGCTGTGTCATATACGCAAGCTGCTCCTGCAATTTATGCGGCTGCCATAGGTCGTCGGAATCGAGAAAGGCAAGTAGAGAGTGGCGGGCGCGAGCCGCTCCGATATTTCGCGCCAGAGCAGGGCCGCGTCCAGGCCCGTAGAGGATGGTCAACGTTGTGTCGCTACGGCAGAGCGAGCGCATCTCTTCAGCGGCATAGGCATCGGCTTGAAGCTCTTCGCGCGAGCCGTCCAGCACGACGAGGATCTCGTCAGGTAGAACAGTGCCGGCAAGGACCGAGGCGAGCGCCTCTTTGAGCAGCTGCGGCCTTTTGCGAACGGGGATGATTACGGAAACGTCGGGCATATATGGTTGACCCTGCAGTTTTTCAGGGAATTCTGGACGGGTGCAAAAAGTAAAGGCTTATGTGCGGTTGATTCGCGTATATCAATGGACGAAGTCGGGCTTTATTTTCCTGCCCTTTGTCTTTTCTACAAAGGCCATCTCGCTTGTGACCGAGCCTTTTGCCGATTACTCCCTCGTCATCCTTTCTGAAATCGCCTTCGCGTTTTTTGGCTTCTCTTTCATGGCAAGCGCCATCTACGTGCTCAACGACTGGAAGGATCGCGAACTCGACCGGCTTGATCCGAAGAAAAAGAAGCGTCCGCTTGCAAGCGGGACCGTCTCTGCGCTGGAGGGGGCTCTTATCGGAGTGGCTCTTGCCGTTTCTGGATTGTTTCTCGCTTCACAGGCCGGCACGATTACCGCAGGCATCGTTCTCGCTTATGCCGCTATGAACGTCTTTTACACGTATTACGGTAAGAACGTCCTTCTGCTCGATGTCTTTATCATCTCTGTGGGTTTCGTGCTGCGTGTCCTGGCCGGCGCCTATGCCATTGAGGTGGAGGCTTCTCCGTGGCTTCTGAGCTGCACCTTTTTCATCTCGCTTTTCCTTGGATTTTACAAGCGATACTTCGAGATCTCCAATGCTCCAGCCGAACCCATGCTTGGCGGACAGTACCGGCGTGAGTCGCTGAAAAGCTTCATTGATATCTCAGCCGGTCTCGCCATCATGACCTATTCGCTGTACACGATTCAGGGAACGCATGCCGGGTCCATGCTGTATCTTACGATTCCCTTCGTCGTGATGGGAATCTTCAGGTATTACACGCTGCTTGATACGCCGGCAGAGATCGACGGCAATCCGTCTGACGTCTTGCTCGCCGATCTTTTTCTGGCTTTCGTCATCTTCGCCTGGGTGGCCGTCTGCTTCGGGCTGATCTTCTACTTCGAATATCTGCACGCTTAAAATCCGACCCGGCCTCCTGAGTTTCGGGACGGAAAGGGTTCTGAGTGCAGACCTTACGACGCCGGGAGATCCTGGGTGCGCTTGAACTCGCGCAGCAGGGCGTCGTTGATCGATCTCATCGCCTCGACGTCCATCTTGACGATCCTGCGATCATATGTGACGAATCCGTTTACCTCGTCTTCGACGTCCGATACCTGTGTGTACACGAGGGCGGATAACCCTTTCTCTATCTGCGGCTGCACCTGTCTGGAGTAAAGGTCAGTAACGGCCTTTCGATAATCTGCCTGCGACTTGAATACCTTATAGCCGAAGATCCTCTTCGCATCGAATAGATGTCCGTCGACCGGAAGGCTGTATCCGCCGAATTCGGTTAATGCCAGGATGCGCCTTCGGGCGTCTTTTCGCGCAAAGCGGATTTTTGTGAAGTAGATATGCCTGCTGTGATAGTGCCCGACTTTTTGATCGGACCATCCGCTGGCATGATCGATCAGTCTCGTTCTGTCGATGGAGGCGACGGAATCGGCGATGCGCCGGGCGTCAAACTGCCCCCAGGCTTCGTTGAAGGGAACCCACGTGTTGATGCAGACCGTGTTTTTCAGATGTGCGAGCATCTCTGCAAGCTCCACTTCGAACTGCCGACGGCCTTCGGCGTTCTTACGACCGAAAAGACGATAGCGATGATCTTTCAGATGAATACCGGCGATGGCGAGAATTCCATGAAAGAGGATGTCCTTGCGCTCGCTTCCGCTAACCATATCCTGCCAGACAAGCATGCCCAATCGGTCGCAATGATAGTACCACGCAGAGGCTCGATCTTGATATGCTTGCGCAGCATGTTGAATCCCATGCTTTTCATCAGCTCGATATCGTAGATCATCGCTTCGTCGGATGGTGGCGTTAACAGTCCATCCGGATAATATCCCTGATCAAGGACGCCTGTCTGAAAATACGGATTGCCGTTCAGATAGAACTGGGTCCGGCCTTTTGCGTCTTTTCGCATCTCGAAATGGCGCATGCCGAAATAGCTCTGGATAACGTCGTCGCCGCACTGCACGGTCAGATCATAGAGATGCGGCGTCTCGGGCGTCCAGGCGTGTAATTCTTTAAGGGGAAGAACGATCGTATCGCCGTCGGTCCGGGCCGTACCCTGCACGATTCCGTTGAGGCGCGCCTCTACGCTGACGACGCCCGTTCCTGTACGGTCTACTTCTATCTTCAGAGCCTGTTCATGATAGAGCGGCGTCAGTCGCAGGTCTCTGATATGCGTAGAAGGCAGGCTTTCCATCCAGACTGTCTGCCAGATGCCCGATTGCGGCGTGTACCAGATACCTCCTCTCTCGATGCGTTGTTTGCCCGTTTGATGGCATCCGGTATCACTGATGTCGGTGACGACAAGCCTGATGTCGATCTCATCTCCCGTTAAGAAGTCCGTAATGTCGAAACGGAAGGGCGTATATCCACCCGTATGCGTGCCGACCTCGCGATCATTGATGAAAAGCGTCGCCGTTTGATCGACCGCTCCGAAGTGAATCACAAGTCGATCTTTCATGAAGCCGTGAGGCAATGTTATCTTCCTGTGATAGTGGAGGTATTCGCCGGGGCGGACGGAGCGCTGCACGCCGGACAGGACGCTTTCAGGCGAGAAGGGAACGAGGATTTTCCCCTCATAAGAAGAGCAGGTCTCGCTCTCGTTGATCGAGTAAGACCAGTATCCGTTCAGATTCAGATAGCTATCACGCCGCATCTGAGGGCGAGGGTATTCAGCGAGAACGTTATCCGGATCAATCGCATCCGCCCACGGTGTGCGAAGCGTGGTGCCTTCTTGCCGATCGAAGCTCGAATCTCTTACCATCGGTTGCGTACCTTTTCTGCAAATCCGAAGGCCTTTTCGATATTCAACGCCGTCCCGTCGTCGAGAACGACCCTGCCCGTGAATTGCCCGAAGACCTGATGAGCGTCATGCCGTATGAGAAGCAGATTGACGTCTGTGCGATTCTCGAAAACGGGCTCGAAGGTTAACGCAAGACGTCCGTCGTCCGATGTGAAATTCCAGGCGGACATAAAATCGTCGCGGCCGTTTTTTGCGGGAATACCGAAATGAACCTCGCCGAGCTTATGAGCCTGGCCCTTGTAGAAGACCATATTCTCGCTCGCCGCCGACGTATCTCCGAATCCATAACCCAGATTGAAGCCGAACGTGCTGCCATCGGGCAGGTCAACGGATAGAGAACTCCAGTACCAGGTGTTGTCGTAGGTCCATACGCCGCGGCCCCAGTCGAGAACGGCGCGATTGCCGGTGAGATCGACGGACTCATCACCAAGCGTATAACCTCCGCTGGCCTTCATGCAGTTCACCTTTTCGTTATAATAGAAGGCATGCCTTTTCTCGAAAGGCGTGACGATGACCATCGTCTCTTCGGGCATCTCGTTCAGAACAAGCTCGGCATGGAATGGCTTTCTATCTGCGAAGTTGTCGATGTCGATCGTGATTTGCTTCTGTTCCGGGCTCGCCTCCATATCTATGAGCATGCCTCCCTTTTTGAAGAGGGTGCGGCCAGATGAGCTCGTCGGGGGCAGATTCAAGCCACCGAGCGGCAGTATCGAAAACCTCTGACAGTCCTGCTTGTGACGCTTCTCGAAATCAAATACGGTGACGCCTCCGACACCCATATATCCGTTATCGGCGACGACGAAGGATAGCCCTTTCTGTCGATTACCGACGAAATAGTAATCCCATTCTTTGATGCGAAATTTTGATGCGCGGATGCGACTGCGGTCGTAGGTGAGAAGCGGCTTC
This region of Leptonema illini DSM 21528 genomic DNA includes:
- a CDS encoding UbiA prenyltransferase family protein, with the protein product MQKVKAYVRLIRVYQWTKSGFIFLPFVFSTKAISLVTEPFADYSLVILSEIAFAFFGFSFMASAIYVLNDWKDRELDRLDPKKKKRPLASGTVSALEGALIGVALAVSGLFLASQAGTITAGIVLAYAAMNVFYTYYGKNVLLLDVFIISVGFVLRVLAGAYAIEVEASPWLLSCTFFISLFLGFYKRYFEISNAPAEPMLGGQYRRESLKSFIDISAGLAIMTYSLYTIQGTHAGSMLYLTIPFVVMGIFRYYTLLDTPAEIDGNPSDVLLADLFLAFVIFAWVAVCFGLIFYFEYLHA
- a CDS encoding glycosyltransferase family 2 protein — encoded protein: MPDVSVIIPVRKRPQLLKEALASVLAGTVLPDEILVVLDGSREELQADAYAAEEMRSLCRSDTTLTILYGPGRGPALARNIGAARARHSLLAFLDSDDLWQPHKLQEQLAYMTQRPHLHASHCAETWLKGGTSITVPARLQPSPGRLFAESLEHCLVSASSAMIRRSTFFALGGFDPALRACEDYDLWIRYFLRHPMGMVPPIPVPHVVKRSGQWQQLSATRSIDRFRVQSLYKILQTEQLTDEQRGIVLIALKSKWNILNAQKKKYGFPDNADYDSLEKNIEPVLKAGKE
- the zupT gene encoding zinc transporter ZupT; the encoded protein is MHDVAGALFFTTLAGLSTGLGSVLAIVAPRSNRSILSLSLGFSAGVMLYISFMELLPVAREEFDRAGTGSGMLYAVLAFFGGIIVVALIDRLVPERVNPHESHDAAALDPEHDTNRPANKLFRLGVLTALSIGLHNFPEGAAVFFSNLSGQQFGWGVTLAVALHNIPEGLAVALPVYFATGSRAKALLYSFASGLAEPIGAVLGYTLLLPFLGPTVMGISFAAVAGIMVFLSLDSLLPSALAHGRHHEAVYSVMAGMALMAASLLMLG
- a CDS encoding glycoside hydrolase family 2 protein, encoding MVRDSSFDRQEGTTLRTPWADAIDPDNVLAEYPRPQMRRDSYLNLNGYWSYSINESETCSSYEGKILVPFSPESVLSGVQRSVRPGEYLHYHRKITLPHGFMKDRLVIHFGAVDQTATLFINDREVGTHTGGYTPFRFDITDFLTGDEIDIRLVVTDISDTGCHQTGKQRIERGGIWYTPQSGIWQTVWMESLPSTHIRDLRLTPLYHEQALKIEVDRTGTGVVSVEARLNGIVQGTARTDGDTIVLPLKELHAWTPETPHLYDLTVQCGDDVIQSYFGMRHFEMRKDAKGRTQFYLNGNPYFQTGVLDQGYYPDGLLTPPSDEAMIYDIELMKSMGFNMLRKHIKIEPLRGTIIATDWACLSGRIWLAEASARTSSFMEFSPSPVFI
- a CDS encoding TetR/AcrR family transcriptional regulator translates to MNSPEKRELILRCALSLIIEHGIHGTSVPDVARRAGVAAGTIYQFFQSKEQLIDTLYQELKTSMGAALLRGYDADLPYEERFRLIWKNLFFHFIEHPDEFRFLTRYVDSPIINETTRRGTDEYKPIRKLLREARRSGAIRNLNSEITLALLYGSVISLADLHLRGTPIRGKVLEETIRSCWDAVRGSAQHQ
- a CDS encoding DUF2804 domain-containing protein → MNRRITTEHPLHDENGDLIEVGYATKPLLTYDRSRIRASKFRIKEWDYYFVGNRQKGLSFVVADNGYMGVGGVTVFDFEKRHKQDCQRFSILPLGGLNLPPTSSSGRTLFKKGGMLIDMEASPEQKQITIDIDNFADRKPFHAELVLNEMPEETMVIVTPFEKRHAFYYNEKVNCMKASGGYTLGDESVDLTGNRAVLDWGRGVWTYDNTWYWSSLSVDLPDGSTFGFNLGYGFGDTSAASENMVFYKGQAHKLGEVHFGIPAKNGRDDFMSAWNFTSDDGRLALTFEPVFENRTDVNLLLIRHDAHQVFGQFTGRVVLDDGTALNIEKAFGFAEKVRNRW